A genomic segment from Montipora foliosa isolate CH-2021 chromosome 9, ASM3666993v2, whole genome shotgun sequence encodes:
- the LOC137972013 gene encoding adenylosuccinate lyase-like isoform X2: protein MAGDSVHGVYRSPLTSRYASPEMAFNFSEEKKFSTWRKLWLFLAKSEKDLIVIKDAFNIVLPKLARCIDRLSGFAEKYKSVPTLGYTHFQPAQLTTVGKRACLWLSDLLMDLRNLIRARDDLRFRGVKGTTGTQASFLNLFDGDHEKVEKLDQLVTEMAGFNNHYIVTGQTYSRKVDLDCLSALGSLGASVHKICTDIRLLANQKEIEEPFEKDQIGSSAMPYKRNPMRSERCCSLARHLMVLVGDAQQTAATQWLERTLDDSANRRISLAEAFLTADIVLSTLQNVCEGLVVYPKVIARHIRQELPFMASENIIMAMVKAGGNRQECHEKIRVLSQESGAVVKEQGGDNDLVERIKNCEYFAPIHSKLDAILDANTFTGRAPQQVSRFVSEEVRPALASFKLVLDSKSSIEV from the exons ATGGCGGGAGATTCAGTTCATGGAGTGTATCGAAGCCCACTTACAAGTCGATATGCAAGCCCTGAAATGGCCTTTAATTTCTCAGAGGAGAAAAAATTTTCGACATGGAGAAAGCTGTGGCTCTTCTTAGCAAAATCTGAGAAG GACCTTATTGTTATAAAGGATGCTTTCAATATTGTACTTCCAAAG CTGGCAAGATGCATAGATAGACTGTCAGGCTTTGCAGAGAAGTACAAGTCAGTCCCTACCCTTGGCTACACACATTTTCA GCCTGCACAATTGACAACAGTTGGAAAGAGAGCTTGCCTTTGGCTGTCAGATTTGCTAATGGACTTGAGAAATCTCATCCGCGCGAGAGATGATTTGAGATTCCGTGGAGTCAAGGGTACCACTGGCACTCAAGCCAGTTTTCTTAATCTGTTTGATGGGGATCATGAAAAG GTGGAAAAACTAGACCAGCTAGTTACCGAGATGGCTGGATTTAACAATCATTATATTGTCACAGGGCAAACGTACAGTCGAAAAGTAGACTTGGACTGTCTGTCAGCTCTGGGTAGCTTGGGAGCTTCAGTTCACAAG ATTTGCACAGATATTcggcttttagccaatcaaaaagaaatcGAAGAGCCCTTCGAAAAAGATCAAATCG GTTCAAGTGCAATGCCATACAAACGGAATCCGATGAGAAGTGAAAGGTGCTGTAGCCTTGCTCGTCATTTAATGGTGCTTGTAGGAGATGCACAGCAAACTGCAGCTACACAGTGGCTGGAGAGAACACTGGATGACAGCGCAAACAG GAGGATTAGCCTAGCCGAAGCTTTTCTCACAGCTGACATTGTACTGAGCACTCTGCAGAATGTTTGCGAGGGTCTTGTTGTTTACCCGAAG GTTATCGCAAGACATATTCGTCAGGAGTTACCATTCATGGCGTCTGAGAACATCATCATGGCCATGGTCAAAGCTGGTGGCAATAGACAG GAGTGCCATGAGAAGATACGTGTACTGTCTCAGGAATCTGGGGCTGTTGTCAAGGAACAAGGTGGAGACAATGATTTAGTCGAGAGGATCAAGAACTGCGAGTACTTTGCTCCAATTCACAGCAAgctggacgccattttggacGCAAACACTTTCACAGGACGAGCGCCGCAACAG
- the LOC137972013 gene encoding adenylosuccinate lyase-like isoform X1, whose translation MESNLTNIDYNLAAAEEKKRRHDVMAHVHTFGACCPKAAPIIHLGATSCYVGDNTDLIVIKDAFNIVLPKLARCIDRLSGFAEKYKSVPTLGYTHFQPAQLTTVGKRACLWLSDLLMDLRNLIRARDDLRFRGVKGTTGTQASFLNLFDGDHEKVEKLDQLVTEMAGFNNHYIVTGQTYSRKVDLDCLSALGSLGASVHKICTDIRLLANQKEIEEPFEKDQIGSSAMPYKRNPMRSERCCSLARHLMVLVGDAQQTAATQWLERTLDDSANRRISLAEAFLTADIVLSTLQNVCEGLVVYPKVIARHIRQELPFMASENIIMAMVKAGGNRQECHEKIRVLSQESGAVVKEQGGDNDLVERIKNCEYFAPIHSKLDAILDANTFTGRAPQQVSRFVSEEVRPALASFKLVLDSKSSIEV comes from the exons ATGGAATCTAATTTGACTAACATCGACTACAATTTAGCTGCTGCAGAGGAAAAAAAACGAAGGCATGACGTAATGGCGCACGTGCACACGTTTGGCGCGTGCTGTCCCAAAGCGGCTCCTATAATACACCTCGGAGCCACTTCATGTTATGTTGGTGACAATACT GACCTTATTGTTATAAAGGATGCTTTCAATATTGTACTTCCAAAG CTGGCAAGATGCATAGATAGACTGTCAGGCTTTGCAGAGAAGTACAAGTCAGTCCCTACCCTTGGCTACACACATTTTCA GCCTGCACAATTGACAACAGTTGGAAAGAGAGCTTGCCTTTGGCTGTCAGATTTGCTAATGGACTTGAGAAATCTCATCCGCGCGAGAGATGATTTGAGATTCCGTGGAGTCAAGGGTACCACTGGCACTCAAGCCAGTTTTCTTAATCTGTTTGATGGGGATCATGAAAAG GTGGAAAAACTAGACCAGCTAGTTACCGAGATGGCTGGATTTAACAATCATTATATTGTCACAGGGCAAACGTACAGTCGAAAAGTAGACTTGGACTGTCTGTCAGCTCTGGGTAGCTTGGGAGCTTCAGTTCACAAG ATTTGCACAGATATTcggcttttagccaatcaaaaagaaatcGAAGAGCCCTTCGAAAAAGATCAAATCG GTTCAAGTGCAATGCCATACAAACGGAATCCGATGAGAAGTGAAAGGTGCTGTAGCCTTGCTCGTCATTTAATGGTGCTTGTAGGAGATGCACAGCAAACTGCAGCTACACAGTGGCTGGAGAGAACACTGGATGACAGCGCAAACAG GAGGATTAGCCTAGCCGAAGCTTTTCTCACAGCTGACATTGTACTGAGCACTCTGCAGAATGTTTGCGAGGGTCTTGTTGTTTACCCGAAG GTTATCGCAAGACATATTCGTCAGGAGTTACCATTCATGGCGTCTGAGAACATCATCATGGCCATGGTCAAAGCTGGTGGCAATAGACAG GAGTGCCATGAGAAGATACGTGTACTGTCTCAGGAATCTGGGGCTGTTGTCAAGGAACAAGGTGGAGACAATGATTTAGTCGAGAGGATCAAGAACTGCGAGTACTTTGCTCCAATTCACAGCAAgctggacgccattttggacGCAAACACTTTCACAGGACGAGCGCCGCAACAG